A genome region from Cucurbita pepo subsp. pepo cultivar mu-cu-16 chromosome LG02, ASM280686v2, whole genome shotgun sequence includes the following:
- the LOC111788880 gene encoding transcription factor TCP4-like — protein sequence MGEFGHQQPTKSSRLGMRSTGGGSGGGGEILEVQGGHIVRSIGRKDRHSKVCTARGPRDRRVRLSAHTAIEFYDVQDRLGYDRPSKAVDWLIKKAKPAIDKLRELPGWNPNGLNTSSEKSATQKDEKNSENKIPVSVHPPEGSTTRNFVAGNGGVSECTMKNLQNGSTEDNPNSDNSSFLPPSFDSDSIVNTVKSFLPTTTTTTTTAAAETPSSIFEFDAFPPDLLSRTSSRAQDLRLSLQSFEGSISKLESERTQHSITQNHQNDHPFFSGSTPLAGFDGWSEQHPQSAMEIGRLQRILHWNTVNADLSGVDGGVNGEFLYNSQPTTSSFQPPSPSPILQPLFGENQLVSQRGPLQSSYTPSIRAWIDPSITFFDNQQHPTPPSIYQSTFPGLGFASGGFPRFLIPARIPGEEEHDGISEKPSSASSNSRH from the coding sequence ATGGGGGAGTTCGGCCATCAACAGCCGACGAAATCTTCAAGACTGGGAATGAGAAGCACCGGCGGCGGTAGTGGCGGTGGAGGCGAAATCTTGGAGGTTCAAGGAGGTCACATTGTTCGATCGATTGGAAGGAAAGACCGTCACAGCAAAGTTTGCACGGCGAGAGGCCCGAGGGACCGTCGTGTTAGACTCTCCGCCCATACTGCCATCGAGTTCTACGATGTGCAGGACCGTCTCGGCTACGACCGGCCGAGTAAGGCCGTCGACTGGCTCATCAAGAAGGCCAAACCCGCCATAGACAAGCTTCGAGAGCTTCCTGGATGGAATCCAAATGGTTTGAATACGAGCAGCGAGAAATCGGCAACGCAGAAGGATGAGAAGAACAGCGAAAACAAAATTCCGGTTTCTGTTCACCCGCCGGAGGGGAGTACAACTAGGAATTTTGTGGCCGGCAACGGCGGAGTTTCCGAATGTACCATGAAGAATTTGCAGAATGGTTCCACGGAAGATAACCCTAATAGCGATAACTCCAGTTTTCTTCCACCATCTTTCGATTCGGATTCGATCGTCAACACCGTCAAATCGTTCTtaccgacgacgacgacgacgacgacgacggcTGCTGCAGAGACGCCCTCGTCAATTTTTGAGTTCGACGCGTTTCCGCCGGATTTACTCTCTAGAACCAGTAGCCGAGCGCAAGATCTAAGGCTTTCCTTACAGTCTTTTGAAGGATCAATATCAAAGCTCGAATCCGAACGAACTCAGCATTCAATTactcaaaatcatcaaaacgACCATCCCTTTTTCTCTGGATCAACACCATTGGCTGGCTTCGACGGATGGTCGGAGCAGCATCCCCAATCGGCTATGGAAATCGGCCGACTCCAGAGGATTTTGCATTGGAACACGGTGAATGCAGATCTTAGCGGCGTAGACGGAGGTGTTAATGGTGAATTCTTATACAACTCGCAACCAACAACCTCGAGTTTTCAGCCGCCATCGCCGTCGCCGATTCTGCAACCGTTGTTCGGAGAAAACCAGTTGGTTTCTCAGAGGGGACCCCTTCAGTCCAGTTACACGCCCTCGATCCGCGCTTGGATAGACCCGTCAATTACCTTCTTCGACAATCAACAGCATCCAACTCCACCGTCGATCTACCAATCCACATTTCCGGGTCTTGGATTCGCCTCTGGCGGATTCCCCAGGTTTCTAATTCCGGCGCGGATCCCGGGCGAAGAGGAACACGATGGTATTTCTGAAAAACCATCATCTGCTTCCTCCAACTCCCGCCATTGA